The proteins below come from a single Brachyhypopomus gauderio isolate BG-103 unplaced genomic scaffold, BGAUD_0.2 sc173, whole genome shotgun sequence genomic window:
- the LOC143501431 gene encoding gap junction delta-3 protein-like yields MTDWGFLSDLLGSLPAHSPMLGRLWLLLLLLFRMLVLGTVASDLFGDEQDEFSCNTLQPGCKQVCYDHAFPISQYRFWVFHIVLISTPAVVFLMYAMHHHRKDQAPTHGSTTSIAAANQSRHRLRLKRLYMVNVGFRLFSELGFLIGQCRLYGFRVEAQFPCSRFPCPHTVDCFTSRPMEKTVFLVFYFVVGVLSAFASLAELVHVAWKRGMACQDSLERQEDVEAWSGQEEGCFSPSVQKLSREGHGKRVKRTLLPLGRRGRNTRRSKGRRVISKASMRLCSFGPRDLGGGGSQKSASLLV; encoded by the coding sequence ATGACTGACTGGGGTTTCCTGAGCGACCTGTTGGGGTCGCTGCCGGCACACTCTCCCATGCTGGGACGGCtgtggctcctcctcctcctgctgttCAGGATGCTGGTCCTGGGTACGGTGGCCAGCGATCTGTTCGGCGATGAGCAGGACGAGTTCTCCTGCAACACCCTGCAGCCTGGCTGCAAGCAGGTGTGTTACGACCACGCCTTCCCCATCTCCCAGTACCGCTTCTGGGTCTTCCACATTGTGCTGATCTCCACGCCTGCTGTGGTTTTCCTCATGTACGCCATGCACCACCACAGGAAAGACCAGGCACCTACACACGGTTCCACCACCAGCATAGCAGCAGCCAATCAATCGAGGCACCGCCTCCGCCTTAAGCGGCTCTACATGGTCAACGTGGGTTTTCGCCTCTTTTCCGAGCTGGGCTTCCTGATTGGCCAGTGCCGGCTGTACGGCTTCCGTGTTGAGGCCCAGTTCCCCTGCAGTCGCTTCCCCTGCCCCCACACAGTGGACTGCTTCACCTCCAGGCCCATGGAGAAGACCGTCTTCCTGGTGTTCTACTTTGTCGTGGGCGTGCTCTCGGCCTTCGCAAGCCTGGCCGAGCTCGTCCATGTTGCCTGGAAAAGGGGCATGGCTTGCCAAGACAGCCTGGAGCGACAAGAGGACGTGGAGGCGTGGAGCGGTCAAGAGGAGGGATGTTTCTCTCCCAGTGTGCAAAAGCTGTCCAGGGAGGGCCATGGCAAGAGAGTCAAGAGGACACTGTTGCCCCTGGGCAGGAGGGGTCGGAACACCAGGAGGTCAAAGGGGAGAAGAGTAATAAGCAAAGCCAGCATGAGGTTGTGCAGTTTTGGACCCAGGGATCTCGGAGGGGGGGGCAGTCAGAAAAGTGCCTCACTCCTGGTGTGA